From a single Fusobacterium ulcerans ATCC 49185 genomic region:
- a CDS encoding carbon starvation protein A: protein MFSFIISIIALIVGYLVYGKIVEGIFGIEPNRGTPAKRLSDGVDYVEMGWKKAFLIQFLNIAGTGPIFGAVAGAMWGPAAFLWIVFGCIFAGAVHDFLIGMMSLRKDGASVAELVGENLGSGARKLMVVFSIILLVLVGVVFITSPAAILNDLTGIDKMVLIGIIIIYYLAATVLPIDKIIGRIYPIFGIALLVMAVGIGIGIVVQGYHIPEISLHNFHPAKQSIFPYLFITIACGAISGFHATQSPMMARCLENESEGRKVFYGAMISEGVVALVWAAAAMSFFGGTPGLGEALGHGGAAVVVNRISNTVLGRVGGALALLGVVACPITSGDTAFRSARLTIADAIGYKQGPIANRFMVAIPLFIVGIALCFIDFNILWRYFSWSNQTLATIALWAAAKYLNNHGKNYYIALIPAMFMTVVVTDYIVIAPEGFVRFFQGTPVATIEMIGLICGLVLSAVCTLAFFKSLKKEKIAEVNA, encoded by the coding sequence ATGTTTAGTTTTATTATTTCAATAATAGCTCTAATAGTAGGATATTTAGTTTATGGAAAAATAGTTGAAGGTATATTTGGTATTGAGCCAAATAGAGGAACGCCAGCAAAAAGATTAAGTGATGGTGTGGACTATGTAGAAATGGGATGGAAGAAAGCGTTTCTTATTCAGTTTCTAAATATAGCTGGAACAGGACCTATATTTGGGGCTGTAGCAGGAGCAATGTGGGGACCAGCAGCATTTTTATGGATCGTTTTTGGATGTATATTTGCAGGGGCTGTACATGACTTCTTAATTGGGATGATGTCTCTAAGAAAAGATGGAGCGAGTGTTGCAGAATTAGTTGGAGAAAATCTTGGTAGCGGAGCAAGAAAACTTATGGTAGTTTTCTCAATTATTCTTCTAGTACTTGTTGGAGTTGTATTTATAACAAGTCCAGCAGCTATCTTAAATGATCTTACAGGAATTGATAAAATGGTACTTATTGGTATTATAATAATATACTATCTAGCAGCAACTGTATTGCCAATAGATAAAATAATAGGAAGAATTTATCCAATATTTGGTATAGCATTATTAGTAATGGCAGTAGGAATTGGAATTGGAATAGTAGTTCAAGGATATCATATCCCAGAAATTTCTCTTCATAATTTCCATCCAGCAAAACAATCAATTTTCCCTTATTTATTCATAACAATAGCTTGTGGAGCAATCAGTGGATTCCATGCTACTCAATCTCCTATGATGGCTAGATGTCTTGAAAATGAATCAGAAGGAAGAAAAGTATTCTATGGTGCAATGATTTCAGAAGGTGTTGTAGCTTTAGTATGGGCAGCAGCAGCAATGAGTTTCTTTGGTGGAACTCCAGGACTTGGAGAAGCATTAGGACATGGTGGAGCAGCAGTTGTAGTAAATAGAATTTCAAATACAGTATTAGGAAGAGTTGGAGGAGCATTGGCTCTATTGGGAGTTGTTGCATGTCCAATAACATCAGGAGATACAGCATTTAGAAGTGCAAGACTTACAATAGCAGATGCAATTGGATATAAACAAGGTCCAATTGCGAATAGATTTATGGTTGCTATTCCTTTATTTATAGTTGGTATTGCACTATGTTTTATAGATTTTAATATCTTATGGAGATACTTCAGCTGGTCTAACCAAACACTTGCTACAATAGCACTTTGGGCAGCAGCTAAATATTTAAATAATCATGGAAAAAATTATTATATAGCTCTTATTCCAGCGATGTTTATGACTGTAGTTGTTACTGACTATATAGTTATAGCTCCAGAAGGATTTGTAAGATTCTTCCAAGGAACACCAGTAGCAACTATAGAAATGATTGGATTGATTTGTGGATTAGTATTGTCAGCAGTATGTACTTTAGCATTTTTTAAAAGTTTAAAAAAGGAAAAAATTGCTGAAGTAAATGCATAA
- a CDS encoding helix-turn-helix domain-containing protein, whose protein sequence is MTREDYMCQKLGSLSNFDKLLVEKMVEQLGEWATIEDAAKYFKRHKNTIYDKVEGGEVLNRRIGNKILIYTRSLIFLME, encoded by the coding sequence ATGACTAGAGAAGATTATATGTGTCAAAAATTAGGAAGTCTTTCAAATTTTGATAAACTGCTGGTGGAGAAAATGGTGGAACAACTTGGAGAATGGGCAACAATAGAGGATGCAGCCAAGTATTTTAAAAGACATAAAAATACTATTTATGACAAAGTGGAAGGGGGAGAAGTTCTCAATAGAAGAATTGGAAATAAAATTTTAATTTATACAAGGAGCTTGATTTTTTTGATGGAATAA
- a CDS encoding autotransporter outer membrane beta-barrel domain-containing protein, which yields MIEKIMKAVKSGNKKRGRNITIGAVVGFLLSCTVAIGADEYLWIKNDEGIKFSIDGNSTGSGESWNEDNPYTDENIWNADTKTYVNNITLSGTDNDVSSFIQIGYGLKLEGDLGAFKLINNGSVAGTAGSDGTGYGIYNNAGSIESLVNNGSIAGTGEGYGRGIHSASKSNIGSLVNNGAVIGNMGHGHGIYNAGTIESLINNSSITGSGTGDMMHGIGIYNSGGTIGSLVNNGLITGTATGNGGNGYGINSSVMGSIESIANSGLIIGTSALSKGIGIYNAPNVTIDAITNTGVIYGKTNAVQNDTVGIITNFNNYGILATKGSSVVTNSGTISSEKYYGLEIDEASGIVSNGSDYASLMDLPTEIIVGYDENGDPIKRNMTIKNANIQGGGSGSGTSTDSFVFLSNPTEFDNTILNGKDKTLKVIGTDREVKGSIINAYGTAVAFEGANGQLTLSGTTVNGGTDETNNITVSGSDNGDTLILQSGEVEYVGGGEGTQNTIINGNIDMKAGYDTFTLTKGTIINGNIAMGADNDTLTVEAGSIINGTLDGEMGSDTLSFNSPAARDAANGGINIHHNISGFEKMNINTNVTLFEKTVKDDGSVGDLTVTDAENIAIGAGGILTLRIDTSKLGDSGDAGKIVGHALYGNDGTISSKGGKLLLALNGAGNSSIISFGGTQLGSSLVTDYEGLFQKEDVTFGTTSLLHSVKRVEGSNNEVIITSKVDLPTDISYKKLNEVYHSILSVDELGNFNVDDDEKLSTFLGYLNDIYAGNPYSYSSELSRKSVGMFRDIVTENIFKPETNKWMIHGGLTHVDGGTKDTYYGKGYYTYDIGSSDMDADTKITGAYMLGEYGVSDTLTSGVVIGGNKLKSDLSNGSKVDGSTLYLGAYAKKYVGNLKVTAGAGFQYGDYDADRLAVNKVASDTEMSAVKYSDNYNDMTYDIYLNGRYSYNIGDNLFLEPYGTLSYTYIDQDGADEGNQTLAIETDSKSFDYTSAKIGADLKKVIPHEKGKSTLSAGVSYTRILDGADEEFITGRFKGGSDFDILVAHKNEQNIGLNAKYALELENGVLFDVKGTYAVEGDSDNQSGKNKTKGEWIVGAGLGYKF from the coding sequence ATGATAGAAAAAATTATGAAGGCTGTAAAAAGTGGGAACAAAAAAAGAGGAAGAAATATAACAATAGGAGCAGTAGTAGGATTTTTACTTTCATGTACTGTAGCAATAGGAGCAGATGAATATTTATGGATAAAAAATGATGAGGGAATAAAATTTAGTATAGATGGAAATTCCACTGGAAGTGGAGAGAGTTGGAATGAAGATAATCCATATACTGATGAAAATATTTGGAATGCAGATACTAAAACTTATGTAAATAATATAACATTATCAGGAACAGATAATGATGTGTCAAGTTTTATCCAAATTGGATATGGATTAAAATTAGAAGGAGATTTAGGAGCATTTAAACTTATAAATAATGGTTCAGTAGCAGGAACAGCAGGAAGTGATGGAACTGGTTATGGAATTTATAATAATGCAGGAAGTATAGAAAGCCTAGTAAATAACGGTTCAATAGCAGGAACAGGAGAAGGGTATGGTAGGGGAATTCATAGTGCCTCAAAAAGTAACATAGGAAGCCTAGTAAATAATGGAGCAGTTATAGGAAATATGGGACATGGGCATGGAATTTATAATGCTGGTACTATAGAAAGTCTAATAAACAACAGTTCAATAACAGGAAGTGGTACAGGAGATATGATGCATGGGATAGGAATTTATAATTCAGGAGGTACCATAGGAAGCCTAGTAAATAATGGCTTAATAACAGGAACAGCTACAGGAAATGGTGGAAATGGTTATGGAATTAATAGTAGTGTAATGGGAAGTATAGAAAGCATAGCAAATAGTGGTTTAATAATAGGAACATCTGCATTATCTAAAGGTATTGGAATTTATAATGCTCCTAATGTAACAATAGATGCAATAACAAATACAGGAGTTATTTATGGAAAAACTAATGCTGTACAGAATGATACTGTTGGAATAATAACTAATTTTAATAACTATGGAATATTAGCAACAAAAGGAAGTTCCGTTGTAACTAATAGTGGGACAATATCAAGTGAAAAATATTATGGACTAGAGATTGACGAAGCTAGTGGAATAGTAAGTAATGGTTCTGATTATGCTAGTCTAATGGATTTACCAACAGAAATAATTGTAGGTTATGATGAAAATGGAGACCCAATAAAAAGAAATATGACAATAAAAAATGCTAATATCCAAGGAGGAGGATCAGGTTCAGGAACATCAACAGATAGTTTTGTATTTTTATCTAATCCTACTGAATTTGATAACACTATACTAAATGGAAAAGATAAGACATTAAAAGTTATTGGAACAGACAGAGAGGTAAAAGGTTCAATAATAAATGCTTATGGAACAGCAGTTGCTTTTGAAGGAGCAAATGGTCAGCTTACATTATCAGGAACAACAGTAAATGGCGGGACAGATGAAACAAATAATATAACAGTATCAGGAAGCGACAATGGAGATACCTTGATACTTCAATCAGGAGAAGTTGAGTATGTAGGTGGAGGAGAAGGAACTCAAAATACTATAATAAATGGAAATATAGATATGAAAGCAGGATATGATACTTTTACTCTTACTAAAGGGACAATAATTAATGGAAATATAGCTATGGGAGCTGATAATGATACCCTTACAGTAGAAGCAGGAAGTATTATTAATGGAACTCTTGATGGAGAAATGGGAAGTGACACTCTTAGTTTTAATTCACCAGCAGCAAGAGATGCAGCTAATGGTGGAATAAATATTCATCATAACATATCAGGATTTGAAAAGATGAATATAAATACAAATGTAACTCTATTTGAAAAAACTGTTAAAGATGATGGAAGTGTGGGAGATTTAACAGTAACAGATGCAGAAAATATAGCAATAGGAGCAGGAGGAATACTTACTTTAAGAATAGATACAAGTAAGTTAGGGGATTCAGGAGATGCAGGTAAGATTGTAGGTCATGCATTGTATGGAAATGATGGAACTATATCTTCAAAAGGAGGAAAACTGCTGCTGGCACTAAATGGAGCAGGGAATAGCAGTATAATAAGTTTTGGGGGGACTCAATTAGGTAGCAGCTTAGTTACAGATTATGAAGGATTATTTCAAAAAGAAGATGTAACTTTTGGGACTACATCATTACTCCATTCAGTAAAAAGAGTAGAAGGAAGCAATAATGAAGTGATAATTACATCTAAAGTTGATCTTCCTACAGATATAAGTTATAAAAAATTGAATGAAGTATATCATAGTATTCTTTCAGTAGATGAATTAGGAAATTTCAATGTAGATGATGATGAAAAATTATCAACATTCTTAGGATATTTAAATGATATTTATGCAGGAAATCCTTACTCATATTCTAGTGAACTTTCAAGAAAATCTGTAGGAATGTTCAGAGATATAGTAACAGAAAATATTTTCAAACCAGAAACAAATAAATGGATGATACATGGAGGACTTACTCATGTAGATGGAGGAACTAAAGATACTTACTATGGAAAAGGTTACTATACTTATGACATAGGAAGTTCTGATATGGATGCAGATACAAAAATTACAGGAGCATATATGTTAGGAGAATATGGAGTATCTGATACACTTACTTCTGGAGTAGTGATAGGAGGGAATAAACTTAAATCTGACTTGTCTAATGGGTCTAAAGTTGATGGAAGCACGCTGTATCTGGGAGCTTATGCAAAGAAATATGTAGGAAATCTAAAAGTAACAGCAGGAGCAGGATTCCAATATGGAGATTATGATGCAGACAGACTGGCAGTAAACAAAGTAGCAAGTGATACAGAAATGTCAGCAGTAAAATATTCTGATAATTACAATGATATGACATATGATATCTATTTGAATGGAAGATATTCATATAATATTGGAGATAACCTATTCTTAGAACCATATGGGACTTTATCATATACATACATAGATCAAGATGGTGCAGATGAAGGAAATCAAACTCTAGCAATAGAAACTGATTCAAAATCATTTGACTATACATCAGCTAAAATAGGAGCAGACTTGAAGAAAGTTATACCTCATGAAAAAGGAAAGAGTACACTTTCAGCAGGAGTAAGCTACACAAGAATACTTGATGGAGCAGATGAGGAGTTTATCACAGGAAGATTTAAAGGTGGAAGCGACTTTGATATACTGGTTGCTCACAAAAATGAACAGAACATAGGATTAAATGCAAAATATGCTCTTGAACTTGAAAATGGAGTACTATTTGATGTAAAAGGAACTTATGCAGTAGAAGGAGATTCAGATAATCAATCAGGAAAGAATAAGACAAAAGGAGAATGGATAGTAGGAGCAGGATTAGGGTATAAGTTCTAA
- a CDS encoding HU family DNA-binding protein: MTEGKFIRFYKKRNKSKNHKEVKEKIDLFWKVLQKALDEENKITFKNWGIFEQKEVRSRKIVIPKMDKVGYTKAKKKIRFKAGAGLQDIVNGAGTDE; encoded by the coding sequence ATGACAGAAGGAAAATTTATAAGATTTTATAAAAAGAGAAATAAAAGTAAAAATCATAAAGAAGTGAAAGAAAAAATAGACTTATTTTGGAAAGTACTGCAGAAAGCTTTAGATGAAGAGAATAAAATAACCTTTAAAAATTGGGGAATATTTGAGCAAAAAGAGGTAAGGTCAAGAAAAATAGTGATACCTAAAATGGATAAAGTTGGTTATACAAAAGCTAAGAAAAAGATAAGATTTAAAGCAGGAGCAGGATTACAGGATATAGTAAATGGAGCTGGTACTGATGAATAA